One window of the Clupea harengus chromosome 20, Ch_v2.0.2, whole genome shotgun sequence genome contains the following:
- the lamp2 gene encoding lysosome-associated membrane glycoprotein 2 isoform X1 — protein MTFTSCCSASELTESEDTAPALVTAAVSVSHPRGYLKLNVKTMFRHVCLTMLLVIASGNLSSTQNLTTVAPTSPATVVPTLAPTTTTTTTTTTTTTTTTTTPAPTPANTTTPAPTPANTTTPAPTPANTTTPAPTPANTTTIAPTPANTTTIAPTPANTTTIAPTPANTTTPAPTPANTTSPAPTTQNATTPSPPLPSPQTGNYTLRPQANSTACFMARMGLQVSYKQGEEVKSMNLDPNASVSGSCGSNGTDSILKLDSKDISMLFVFANVTNRFRLHSLNVTVTDTAGSKLSYGNTSLALWEASVGSSYMCKKEQSYDITGSLTLHTFNLQVQPFAVEEDKFSTAEDCQADGENYIVPIAVGAALAALILIVLVAYFIGRRRNQASGYESF, from the exons ATGACTTTCACATCCTGTTGTAGTGCTTCAGAGCTAACAGAGAGCGAAGATACAGCGCCAGCTTTGGTCACAGCCGCAGTTAGTGTCAGTCATCCGCGGGGGTATCTAAAATTGAACGTTAAAACCATGTTTCGCCACGTTTGTCTAACGATGCTTCTGGTTATAGCCAGTG GTAACCTGAGTTCCACTCAAAATCTTACAACAGTGGCACCAACTTCTCCTGCCACTGTTGTACCAACCCTAGCtcctaccaccaccactaccaccaccaccaccaccaccaccaccactaccaccactaccCCAGCTCCAACTCCTGCCAACACAACCACCCCAGCTCCAACTCCTGCCAACACAACCACCCCAGCTCCAACTCCTGCCAACACAACCACCCCAGCTCCAACTCCTGCCAACACAACCACCATTGCTCCAACTCCTGCCAACACAACCACCATTGCTCCAACTCCTGCCAACACAACCACCATTGCTCCAACTCCTGCCAACACAACCACCCCAGCTCCAACTCCTGCTAATACAACCTCTCCTGCCCCGACCACCCAAAACGCCACCACACCTTCCCCTCCACTGCCCAGTCCCCAAACTGGAAACTACACCCTTCGACCACAAGCCAACTCCACTGCTTGTTTTATGGCTAGAATGGGCCTGCAAGTCAGCTATAAGCAAGGCGAG gaggtGAAGAGCATGAACCTGGATCCTAATGCGAGCGTCAGTGGATCGTGTGGCAGCAATGGTACCGACTCCATCCTCAAGCTGGATTCGAAGGACATCTCCATGCTCTTTGTGTTTGCTAAT GTGACCAACAGATTCCGCCTGCACTCATTGAATGTCACTGTTACCGACACCGCTG ggaGCAAATTGAGTTACGGCAATACCAGCTTGGCCCTCTGGGAGGCGTCAGTGGGCAGCTCCTACATGTGCAAGAAGGAGCAGAGCTACGACATCACCGGCTCTCTGACCCTCCACACCTTTAACCTGCAGGTCCAGCCTTTCGCAGTGGAGGAGGATAAGTTCAGCACAG CGGAGGATTGCCAGGCTGATGGGGAAAACTACATTGTCCCCATAGCAGTGGGAGCTGCCTTGGCTGCCCTTATTCTTATAGTCTTGGTGGCCTATTTCATTGGGAGGAGGAGAAACCAAGCCAGTGGCTATGAGTCTTTCTAA
- the lamp2 gene encoding lysosome-associated membrane glycoprotein 2 isoform X2, whose amino-acid sequence MTFTSCCSASELTESEDTAPALVTAAVSVSHPRGYLKLNVKTMFRHVCLTMLLVIASGNLSSTQNLTTVAPTSPATVVPTLAPTTTTTTTTTTTTTTTTTTPAPTPANTTTPAPTPANTTTPAPTPANTTTPAPTPANTTTIAPTPANTTTIAPTPANTTTIAPTPANTTTPAPTPANTTSPAPTTQNATTPSPPLPSPQTGNYTLRPQANSTACFMARMGLQVSYKQGEEVKSMNLDPNASVSGSCGSNGTDSILKLDSKDISMLFVFANVTNRFRLHSLNVTVTDTAGSKLSYGNTSLALWEASVGSSYMCKKEQSYDITGSLTLHTFNLQVQPFAVEEDKFSTAHECAMDDSSILIPIIVGAALAGLILIVVIAYMIGRRKTYVGYQTL is encoded by the exons ATGACTTTCACATCCTGTTGTAGTGCTTCAGAGCTAACAGAGAGCGAAGATACAGCGCCAGCTTTGGTCACAGCCGCAGTTAGTGTCAGTCATCCGCGGGGGTATCTAAAATTGAACGTTAAAACCATGTTTCGCCACGTTTGTCTAACGATGCTTCTGGTTATAGCCAGTG GTAACCTGAGTTCCACTCAAAATCTTACAACAGTGGCACCAACTTCTCCTGCCACTGTTGTACCAACCCTAGCtcctaccaccaccactaccaccaccaccaccaccaccaccaccactaccaccactaccCCAGCTCCAACTCCTGCCAACACAACCACCCCAGCTCCAACTCCTGCCAACACAACCACCCCAGCTCCAACTCCTGCCAACACAACCACCCCAGCTCCAACTCCTGCCAACACAACCACCATTGCTCCAACTCCTGCCAACACAACCACCATTGCTCCAACTCCTGCCAACACAACCACCATTGCTCCAACTCCTGCCAACACAACCACCCCAGCTCCAACTCCTGCTAATACAACCTCTCCTGCCCCGACCACCCAAAACGCCACCACACCTTCCCCTCCACTGCCCAGTCCCCAAACTGGAAACTACACCCTTCGACCACAAGCCAACTCCACTGCTTGTTTTATGGCTAGAATGGGCCTGCAAGTCAGCTATAAGCAAGGCGAG gaggtGAAGAGCATGAACCTGGATCCTAATGCGAGCGTCAGTGGATCGTGTGGCAGCAATGGTACCGACTCCATCCTCAAGCTGGATTCGAAGGACATCTCCATGCTCTTTGTGTTTGCTAAT GTGACCAACAGATTCCGCCTGCACTCATTGAATGTCACTGTTACCGACACCGCTG ggaGCAAATTGAGTTACGGCAATACCAGCTTGGCCCTCTGGGAGGCGTCAGTGGGCAGCTCCTACATGTGCAAGAAGGAGCAGAGCTACGACATCACCGGCTCTCTGACCCTCCACACCTTTAACCTGCAGGTCCAGCCTTTCGCAGTGGAGGAGGATAAGTTCAGCACAG CCCATGAATGTGCAATGGATGACTCCAGCATCCTAATCCCAATCATTGTGGGAGCCGCTCTGGCAGGCTTGATTCTCATAGTAGTGATTGCTTACATGATTGGTCGGAGAAAGACCTATGTTGGATATCAGACGCTGTAA
- the cul4b gene encoding LOW QUALITY PROTEIN: cullin-4B (The sequence of the model RefSeq protein was modified relative to this genomic sequence to represent the inferred CDS: inserted 1 base in 1 codon) yields the protein MNDGLPSPNPPPPTQEARPAASDVNSDSSLTSSKKRKINSSEKEDIDSISSSPKAICNSSSSCSSTSQHIQKKLRFEDPAEIIGLDVKMAEESSPTASCSSKTKNVFLAGGVGHHANGLTKSTGSTTFSNSKPGAAKKLVIKNFKEKPKLPENYTQETWQKLKEAVEAIQNSTSIKYNLEELYQAVENLCSHKISSKLYKQLRAVCEDHIKAQIDQFREDALDSVLFLKKIDKCWQDHCRQMIMIRSIFLFLDRTYVLQNSMLPSIWDMGLELFRFHIISDLKVQSKTISGILLLIERERSGETVDRSLLRSLLSMLSDLQIYQDSFEQRFLEETNRLYAXRGQRLMQEREVPEYLHHVNKRLEEEADRVITYLDQSTQKPLIASVEKQLLGEHLTAILQKGLNLLLDENRIQDLSLLYQLFSRVRGGVQALLHHWIEYIKAFGSTIVINPEKDKTMVQELLDFKDKVDYIIDVCFMKNEKFVNAMKEAFETFINKRPNKPAELIAKYVDSKLRAGNKEATDEELEKMLDKIMIIFRFIYGKDVFEAFYKKDLAKRLLVGKSASVDAEKSMLSKLKHECGAAFTSKLEGMFKDMELSKDIMVQFKQYMQCQNIPGNIELTVNILTMGYWPTYVPMEVHLPAEMVKLQEIFKTFYLGKHSGRKLQWQSTLGHCVLKAEFKEGKKELQVSLFQTLVLLMFNEGEEFSLEDIKLATGIEDSELRRTLQSLACGKARVLTKLPKSKDVEDGDKFSCNDDFRHKLFRIKINQIQMKETVEEQASTTERVFQDRQYQIDAAIVRIMKMRKTLSHNLLVSEVYNQLKFPVKPADLKKRIESLIDRDYMERDKENPNQYNYVA from the exons ATGAATGATG GTTTACCTTCCCCTAATCCCCCACCGCCAACCCAAGAGGCTAGACCGGCAGCTTCTGATGTTAATAGCGATAGTAGCCTTACGTCTTCtaagaagagaaaaataaatagctCTGAGAAAGAAGACATCGATTCAATATCTTCATCTCCAAAAGCCATTTGCAATTCTTCTTCGTCCTGTTCTTCCACCTCCCAGCATATTCAAAAGAAGTTAAGGTTCGAAGATCCAGCTGAAATCATTGGACTGGATGTGAAAATGGCTGAAGAGTCTTCACCGACTGCATCGTGTTCTAGTAAaactaaaaatgtgtttttggctGGAGGTGTTGGGCATCACGCAAACGGATTGACCAAATCCACCGGATCCACCACCTTTTCTAACAGTAAACCGGGAGCCGCAAAGAAACTAGTCATCAAGAACTTCAAAG AAAAGCCCAAATTACCAGAGAACTACACACAGGAAACCTGGCAAAAGTTGAAGGAGGCAGTGGAGGCCATTCAGAACAGCACTTCGATAAAGTACAATCTGGAAGAGCTCTACCAG GCAGTTGAAAATCTTTGCTCCCATAAAATATCTTCCAAGCTCTACAAACAGcttagggctgtgtgtgaagATCACATCAAAGCGCAGATTGACCAATTCAGAGA GGATGCACTGGACAGTGTTCTTTTCCTGAAGAAGATTGATAAATGTTGGCAGGATCATTGCAGACAAATG ATCATGATTAGAagtatatttttgtttttggacCGCACGTACGTTTTACAAAATTCAATGCTGCCATCAATCTG GGACATGGGCTTGGAGCTTTTCCGGTTCCACATCATCAGCGATCTGAAGGTGCAGAGCAAGACTATCTCTGGGATCTTGCTGCTGATTGAGAGAGAGCGGAGCGGCGAGACGGTGGACCGCAGTCTGCTCCGGAGCCTCCTCAGCATGCTCTCAGATCTGCAG ATTTACCAGGACTCGTTTGAGCAGCGCTTTTTGGAGGAGACAAATCGCCTTTATG ACAGAGGACAGAGGCtgatgcaggagagagag GTTCCTGAATACCTTCATCATGTCAACAAGCGTTtggaagaggaggcagacagGGTCATTACCTATCTGGACCAGAGCACACA AAAACCGCTGATTGCCTCCGTGGAGAAACAGCTCCTGGGGGAGCATCTGACTGCCATCCTACAGAAAG GTTTGAATCTCTTGCTGGATGAGAACCGGATCCAGGACCTGTCCCTACTCTACCAGCTCTTCAGTCGTGTACGAGGCGGCGTCCAGGCTCTTCTTCATCACTGGATTGAGTACATCAAG GCCTTTGGAAGCACAATTGTTATCAACCCTGAGAAAGACAAGACCATGGTCCAGGAGCTGCTGGACTTCAAAGACAAGGTGGACTACATCATTGATGTGTGTTTCATGAAAAATGAGAAGTTTGTGAACGCAATGAAAGAGGCCTTTGAGACCTTCATCAACAAAAGGCCAAACAAACCTGCTGAGCTCATAG CCAAGTATGTTGACTCCAAACTGAGGGCGGGTAACAAGGAGGCCACTGACGAAGAGCTGGAGAAAATGCTGGACAAAATCATGATCATCTTCAGGTTTATCTATG GCAAAGATGTTTTTGAGGCCTTTTACAAGAAGGACCTGGCCAAGAGGCTCCTGGTAGGGAAGAGTGCCTCTGTGGACGCAGAGAAGTCCATGCTGTCAAAACTCAAACATG AATGTGGGGCAGCCTTCACCAGCAAACTAGAAGGGATGTTCAAGGACATGGAACTATCAAAGGATATTATGGTGCAGTTCAAACAG TATATGCAGTGTCAGAACATCCCTGGAAACATTGAGCTGACGGTGAACATCCTCACCATGGGTTACTGGCCCACCTACGTCCCCATGGAGGTCCACCTGCccgcagag ATGGTGAAGCTGCAGGAGATCTTCAAAACCTTCTACCTGGGCAAGCACAGCGGCAGGAAGCTGCAGTGGCAGTCCACATTAGGCCACTGTGTGCTGAAGGCGGAGTTCAAGGAG GGCAAGAAGGAGCTGCAGGTGTCTCTGTTTCAGACACTCGTGCTGCTCATGTTCAACGAGGGAGAGGAGTTTTCCTTGGAGGACATTAAACTGGCAACAGGAATTG aggACAGTGAGCTCAGGCGGACCCTGCAGTCCCTGGCGTGTGGGAAGGCCCGTGTGCTCACCAAACTCCCCAAGAGCAAAGATGTGGAAGATGGTGACAAATTCTCCTGCAATGACGACTTCAGACACAAGCTCTTCAGGATCAAGATCAACCAGATCCAAATGAAAGAGACG GTGGAGGAGCAAGCCAGCACTACAGAGAGGGTCTTCCAAGACAGGCAGTACCAAATTGACGCAGCCATCGTTCGCATCATGAAGATGAGGAAGACCCTGAGCCACAACCTTTTGGTGTCGGAGGTCTATAATCAACTCAAGTTCCCAGTGAAG cCTGCTGATTTAAAGAAGAGAATAGAATCGCTCATCGACAGGGACTACATGGAACGAGACAAGGAGAATCCCAATCAGTACAACTACGTCGCCTAG